Proteins encoded within one genomic window of Bacillus thuringiensis:
- a CDS encoding VOC family protein has product MNHLFRVQLYVNDIEKSLLFYEEVIGLMLYKRSMHGARFNHDQFSLLLVSDSRLNENHYFYNRKEMKGNCLELIIVVNRIEEVYERCKEKRCTIQEEIQTYPWEMRGFKVLDPDGYFLRITSE; this is encoded by the coding sequence ATGAATCATTTGTTCCGGGTGCAGCTATATGTAAATGATATAGAAAAGTCATTATTGTTTTATGAAGAAGTAATTGGTTTAATGCTGTATAAAAGAAGTATGCATGGAGCTCGTTTTAATCATGACCAGTTTTCTTTATTACTAGTTAGTGATTCAAGATTGAATGAAAATCACTATTTTTACAATCGAAAAGAGATGAAGGGGAATTGCTTGGAACTAATTATTGTTGTCAATAGGATTGAAGAAGTATATGAACGTTGTAAAGAGAAGCGGTGCACAATACAAGAAGAAATTCAAACTTATCCATGGGAGATGAGGGGATTTAAAGTTCTAGATCCAGATGGGTATTTCCTTAGAATTACATCTGAGTAA
- a CDS encoding ABC transporter permease subunit encodes MNKQLFLASLKETQKSILSYATGAALYLWLLIWIFPSMVSAKGLNELISAMPDSVKKIVGMESPIQNVMDFLAGEYYSLLFIIILTIFCVTVATHLIARHVDKGAMAYLLATPVSRVQIAITQASILILGLLIIVAVTYVAGIVGAEWFLQDNNLNKELFLKINVVGGLIFLVVSAYSFFFSCICNDERKALSYSASLTILFFVTDMVGKLSDKLDWMKGLSLFTLFRPKEIAEGTYNIWPVSIGLTAGALCIFIVAIVVFRKRDLPL; translated from the coding sequence ATGAATAAGCAATTGTTTTTAGCTAGTTTGAAAGAAACGCAAAAAAGTATTTTGAGCTATGCAACTGGTGCAGCTCTTTATTTATGGTTATTAATTTGGATATTCCCCTCAATGGTGTCAGCGAAAGGGTTAAATGAATTAATAAGTGCTATGCCTGATAGTGTGAAAAAAATTGTTGGCATGGAAAGTCCGATTCAAAACGTAATGGATTTTTTAGCTGGCGAATATTATAGTCTATTGTTTATTATTATTTTAACGATTTTTTGCGTAACAGTTGCAACGCATTTAATTGCTCGTCATGTTGATAAAGGAGCAATGGCATACTTGCTAGCAACACCTGTATCTAGAGTGCAAATTGCAATTACACAAGCGTCTATTCTCATATTGGGACTACTGATTATTGTAGCTGTTACGTATGTAGCGGGTATAGTAGGTGCAGAGTGGTTTTTACAAGATAATAACTTAAATAAAGAATTATTCCTGAAGATAAACGTAGTCGGAGGGCTCATATTTTTAGTCGTTAGTGCTTATTCATTTTTCTTTTCTTGCATATGTAATGATGAGAGAAAGGCACTTAGCTACTCAGCGAGTTTAACTATTTTATTTTTCGTAACGGATATGGTAGGTAAATTAAGCGATAAGTTAGATTGGATGAAAGGTCTATCGTTATTTACACTGTTTCGTCCGAAAGAAATTGCTGAAGGAACGTATAATATATGGCCGGTAAGTATAGGTTTAACTGCGGGAGCGCTTTGTATTTTCATCGTAGCAATTGTGGTGTTTAGAAAGAGGGATTTACCGTTGTAA